Proteins from one Candidatus Pantoea bituminis genomic window:
- a CDS encoding sugar porter family MFS transporter yields the protein MDKELYISSNPASGPNSATRTEPFVKIIAIVATLGGLLFGYDTGVVSGALLFMRGDLELTPFTTGLVTSSLLFGAAFGALAAGHFSDSVGRRRIIIILAIIFAVGAVGSAFAPDVQWMIASRLFLGFAVGGAAATVPVYIAEIAPANKRGQLVTLQELMIVSGQLLAYISNATFNDIWGGENTWRWMLALSTVPAVLLWLGMIFMPESPRWHVMKGNSNEARKVLEKTRAAEDVEWELEEIEETIEENRQQGKGRLRDLATPWLMKIFFLGVGIAAIQQLTGVNTIMYYAPTMLTAAGLSNDAALFATISNGVISVVMTLVGIWLIGKVGRRPLVLIGQIGCTCSLFFIGAICFFMPEYHLGEVNLLRAYLVLTGMLIFLCFQQGALSPVTWLLLSEIFPARMRGICMGGAVFSLWIANFAISMAFPLLLAAFGLAGAFLIFAVIGIAGSVFVIRFIPETKGRSLEQVEHYFYELYNHKKPALNKI from the coding sequence ATGGATAAAGAACTCTACATCTCGTCGAATCCTGCATCTGGCCCTAACAGCGCTACCCGTACTGAGCCGTTTGTTAAGATCATCGCTATCGTCGCCACGTTGGGCGGACTGCTATTTGGTTACGATACCGGTGTTGTTTCCGGCGCTCTACTTTTCATGCGTGGTGATTTAGAACTCACCCCCTTCACAACTGGCCTGGTTACGAGCTCCCTGTTATTTGGAGCCGCGTTTGGCGCGCTGGCTGCGGGTCATTTTTCCGACAGCGTCGGAAGAAGACGCATCATCATCATTCTTGCGATTATTTTTGCGGTGGGTGCAGTCGGTTCAGCCTTTGCGCCAGACGTGCAATGGATGATTGCCTCAAGACTATTTTTAGGCTTCGCCGTGGGTGGTGCTGCCGCCACCGTGCCTGTCTACATCGCTGAAATTGCCCCGGCAAATAAACGCGGTCAGCTTGTTACCCTTCAGGAGTTGATGATCGTTTCAGGGCAGTTGCTCGCCTACATCTCAAACGCAACATTCAATGATATATGGGGTGGGGAAAATACCTGGCGTTGGATGCTCGCCCTTTCTACCGTACCGGCCGTTCTGTTATGGCTCGGCATGATTTTTATGCCCGAAAGTCCACGCTGGCACGTAATGAAAGGGAACTCAAATGAAGCACGCAAGGTACTTGAAAAAACGCGTGCTGCTGAAGATGTTGAGTGGGAACTGGAAGAAATAGAAGAGACTATCGAGGAAAACCGACAACAGGGTAAAGGTCGTCTTCGTGATTTAGCCACGCCATGGTTGATGAAGATTTTCTTTCTCGGCGTCGGTATTGCCGCCATACAGCAGCTTACTGGTGTGAACACCATTATGTATTACGCTCCAACCATGCTTACCGCGGCTGGGCTGAGTAATGATGCCGCTCTGTTTGCTACGATCTCCAATGGTGTCATATCGGTTGTTATGACGCTGGTGGGTATCTGGCTAATTGGAAAGGTTGGGCGGCGTCCCCTCGTGCTGATTGGTCAGATTGGCTGTACCTGTAGCCTGTTCTTCATCGGTGCCATTTGCTTCTTTATGCCTGAATATCATCTTGGTGAGGTTAACTTACTTCGTGCTTATCTGGTGCTCACTGGCATGCTAATTTTTCTCTGCTTCCAGCAGGGTGCGCTTTCACCCGTTACCTGGTTGCTTCTTTCAGAGATATTCCCAGCCAGAATGCGTGGAATATGCATGGGAGGCGCAGTGTTCTCACTCTGGATCGCCAACTTTGCTATTTCGATGGCGTTTCCTTTGCTGCTAGCCGCATTCGGCCTTGCCGGCGCGTTTTTAATTTTCGCTGTTATTGGGATTGCAGGTAGCGTTTTCGTCATACGATTTATTCCAGAAACAAAAGGAAGAAGTCTTGAGCAAGTGGAGCATTACTTCTATGAGCTTTACAACCATAAAAAGCCTGCTCTGAATAAAATATAA
- a CDS encoding gluconate 2-dehydrogenase subunit 3 family protein, translating to MKRREFLTSMTALGVASSIPTVAKADVINGGQPWQPGQVNTPPPPPRQGGLQYLTPHEFATVGAISERFIPADEMSISGKDAGCAIFIDRQLAGDYGNAVAVYRLGKFVKGTPEQGPQSALTPAQRYRLGIAALDQATQKQYGKAFVELSGDQQDNVLTAMETNHINLGEEVETKVFFELLLQNVREGFLSDPIYGGNKDMASWKMIGFPGARYDFRDLLTKKGQKLKIIPTSLIDNTL from the coding sequence ATGAAACGCAGAGAATTTCTCACTTCCATGACGGCGCTGGGAGTGGCCTCTTCTATACCTACAGTTGCTAAAGCTGATGTGATTAATGGCGGCCAGCCCTGGCAGCCAGGTCAAGTAAATACCCCGCCTCCACCTCCAAGACAAGGAGGATTGCAATATTTAACACCCCATGAATTTGCAACCGTTGGTGCTATTTCTGAGCGCTTTATTCCTGCTGATGAAATGAGTATCAGTGGTAAGGATGCGGGCTGTGCGATCTTCATTGATCGACAACTTGCAGGCGATTATGGCAATGCCGTAGCCGTGTACCGTCTAGGGAAATTTGTAAAAGGCACACCAGAGCAGGGGCCGCAGTCTGCGCTGACGCCTGCTCAGCGCTACCGACTTGGCATTGCCGCATTGGATCAGGCTACCCAAAAACAATACGGCAAAGCCTTTGTTGAGTTATCGGGTGATCAACAGGACAACGTTTTAACAGCAATGGAAACGAATCATATCAATTTGGGTGAGGAAGTTGAGACCAAGGTATTTTTCGAATTACTGCTTCAAAACGTCCGCGAAGGGTTCCTGTCCGATCCTATTTATGGCGGAAATAAAGATATGGCTAGCTGGAAAATGATTGGTTTTCCTGGCGCGCGTTATGACTTCCGCGACTTGCTCACTAAGAAAGGGCAAAAGCTCAAAATCATCCCAACCAGCCTGATTGATAACACCCTTTAA
- a CDS encoding RepB family plasmid replication initiator protein: MTKKVNDLDSMTDEVNKKTGELVHLNPTANATVQPVALMRLGLFVPNTDHAKSKSSVSTVKSTVDAFEDLYHLEVVKREGYKDISIRSERLDMATDFRVWLGIIRSIYDNGSFAGKLKLPFTKFLQNCGFDSKRSNKDMKKRIDESLMRLRGVTIQFRNETGSLTTGLVNSAHYSLTKNEVEIEGDPRLTDLYQMDYKVYLRLKAIDHLPRKESAQALYTFIESLPKNPAPVSMKRLRERLRLKSRIAYQNHIVRKALAELKEINYLEYSEFKRGRSVYFNITKRNPSLVPDKALKMNDTYAAEPQILDEAMISKISKLKDSGFTEEEIAKILITLDSK, translated from the coding sequence ATGACCAAAAAAGTCAATGACTTAGATAGCATGACTGATGAAGTGAATAAAAAGACGGGTGAACTTGTCCACCTCAATCCTACGGCTAACGCAACGGTTCAGCCGGTCGCCTTAATGCGCCTTGGGCTTTTTGTTCCCAATACCGATCATGCAAAATCTAAATCCTCAGTGAGTACGGTTAAATCGACCGTGGATGCATTTGAGGATCTTTACCATCTGGAAGTGGTTAAGCGGGAAGGCTACAAGGATATCTCTATTCGTTCCGAACGGCTTGATATGGCCACTGACTTTCGGGTGTGGTTAGGGATCATACGTTCCATCTACGATAATGGCAGTTTCGCAGGTAAGCTGAAACTGCCATTCACAAAGTTTCTACAGAACTGCGGGTTCGATTCGAAGCGCTCTAACAAAGACATGAAGAAGCGTATAGATGAATCCCTTATGCGTTTACGTGGCGTAACGATACAGTTTCGTAATGAGACCGGTTCTCTTACAACAGGTCTTGTAAACAGCGCGCATTACAGCCTGACAAAAAATGAAGTCGAGATAGAAGGCGATCCTCGTCTTACTGATCTCTATCAGATGGACTATAAGGTTTATCTGCGTCTCAAGGCAATTGACCACCTTCCCCGTAAAGAATCTGCCCAGGCGCTTTACACGTTCATTGAGAGCCTACCGAAAAATCCGGCTCCGGTTTCAATGAAACGCCTTCGGGAAAGATTACGCCTGAAATCGCGCATTGCTTATCAAAATCATATTGTGCGTAAAGCCCTGGCTGAACTAAAGGAAATCAATTATCTGGAGTACAGCGAGTTTAAGCGCGGGAGATCGGTATATTTCAATATCACAAAGAGAAATCCGAGCTTAGTACCTGATAAAGCCTTAAAAATGAATGATACCTATGCTGCTGAACCTCAAATTCTTGATGAGGCAATGATATCTAAAATCAGTAAGCTCAAGGATTCAGGTTTTACAGAGGAAGAGATTGCAAAAATCCTGATCACCCTCGATAGCAAATGA
- a CDS encoding c-type cytochrome, giving the protein MKKTTIVAGFAVVAATVAAALLWENGDTSSDNVASTDVLTSQPPSASDGESVARGRYVAVAGDCIACHTAPESKQPFSGGYSISTPFGGIYASNITPDAETGIGKWTERDFYRAVRHGKGKEGENLYPAMPYNAYVKVSDKDMHDLWMYMRSVKPVNYKVPETNLSFPYNIRLAMMGWNLLFFKNQGFQIDTAKSQIWNRGAYLVEGLEHCAACHTAKNIIGGDTSDYLQGSNLAEWHAPDITPNTYTGIGRWSQDQIIDYLKLGSNHVAVASGPMAEAVTNSTQHLTDEDLRAIAVYLKAVPASENKAPAALSVSNAQMKMGENVYSANCTACHNSDGKGIPNLAASLAGNSGLMAEDASSIITTILQGGRGAVTVGNPTSGAMPAFDWKLSDEQVAAVATYLRNSWGNAATAVPVEDVTESRKLLKLKPQMAAH; this is encoded by the coding sequence ATGAAAAAGACAACGATTGTCGCTGGGTTTGCTGTTGTAGCTGCCACCGTTGCTGCTGCTCTATTGTGGGAAAATGGTGATACGTCATCAGATAATGTTGCCAGCACTGACGTGTTGACCAGCCAGCCTCCATCCGCATCTGATGGCGAGTCAGTGGCGCGTGGTCGCTATGTAGCTGTTGCGGGAGATTGTATCGCCTGCCACACCGCGCCCGAAAGCAAGCAGCCATTTTCCGGTGGTTACTCAATCAGTACACCCTTTGGCGGTATCTATGCCAGCAACATCACCCCTGATGCAGAGACAGGCATTGGCAAGTGGACCGAACGCGATTTCTACCGTGCCGTTCGTCATGGCAAAGGTAAGGAAGGGGAAAACCTCTATCCAGCCATGCCATATAATGCGTATGTAAAAGTCAGCGATAAAGATATGCACGATCTCTGGATGTACATGCGGTCGGTCAAGCCAGTGAATTATAAAGTGCCAGAGACTAACCTCAGTTTTCCTTATAACATCCGTCTGGCAATGATGGGGTGGAACCTGCTGTTCTTCAAAAATCAGGGTTTTCAAATTGATACTGCAAAGTCCCAGATCTGGAACCGAGGCGCCTATTTAGTTGAAGGTCTGGAGCACTGTGCTGCATGCCATACAGCCAAAAATATCATTGGTGGTGATACCAGCGACTATCTACAAGGAAGTAACCTGGCCGAGTGGCATGCTCCCGACATCACCCCTAACACGTATACAGGCATTGGCCGCTGGAGCCAGGATCAAATCATCGATTACCTGAAGCTTGGCAGTAACCATGTTGCGGTAGCTTCTGGTCCTATGGCTGAAGCGGTAACAAATTCCACCCAACACCTGACAGATGAAGATCTGCGTGCGATCGCTGTCTATTTGAAAGCTGTTCCAGCTTCAGAGAATAAAGCGCCAGCGGCGTTATCAGTCAGTAATGCCCAAATGAAAATGGGTGAAAACGTTTATTCGGCTAACTGTACTGCCTGCCATAATAGTGATGGTAAAGGCATTCCAAATCTTGCAGCGAGCCTGGCAGGTAACTCAGGGTTGATGGCTGAAGATGCATCTTCCATTATCACAACGATTCTACAGGGTGGGCGTGGCGCGGTGACTGTCGGCAATCCTACCAGCGGTGCTATGCCAGCCTTTGACTGGAAATTATCAGATGAGCAGGTTGCAGCTGTCGCAACCTATCTGAGAAACAGTTGGGGTAATGCGGCAACGGCTGTCCCGGTAGAAGATGTTACCGAAAGCCGGAAGTTACTGAAGTTAAAACCGCAGATGGCAGCGCATTAA
- a CDS encoding Gfo/Idh/MocA family protein: protein MTINIGVIGTGAIGREHIRRCSQVLQNSRVVALNDINRSNCEQVLNELGLDAQIYDNAHDLINDTAVQAILVTSWGPTHEEFVLACIKAGKPVFCEKPLAVTAQGCLNIVEAEINAGKKLVQVGFMRPYDSGYRALKEVITRGDIGEPLMLHCAHRNPSVGDAYTTDMAITDTLIHELDVLRWLLNDDYVSAQVIFPRKTRNASSHLRDPQIVLLETTRGTRIDVEIFVNCDYGYDIQCEVVGELGIARLPEPVSVQTRSAAKLSTAILTDWKKRFIDAYDVELQDFIDNVASGEMTGPSAWDGYAAAVAADACVAAQNSGEILPVKMPPKPAFYA from the coding sequence ATGACGATTAATATTGGTGTTATCGGAACCGGCGCAATTGGACGTGAACATATCCGTCGTTGCAGTCAGGTTCTTCAGAACTCACGCGTAGTGGCATTAAACGATATAAACCGCAGCAACTGCGAACAGGTGCTTAATGAATTAGGACTTGATGCGCAAATTTACGACAACGCGCATGATCTCATTAACGATACTGCTGTCCAGGCTATCTTGGTAACATCCTGGGGCCCTACTCATGAAGAATTTGTGCTGGCCTGTATCAAAGCAGGTAAGCCAGTATTCTGTGAAAAGCCACTTGCTGTGACGGCACAGGGTTGTCTGAACATTGTTGAAGCTGAAATTAATGCAGGTAAAAAGTTGGTACAGGTGGGCTTCATGCGCCCCTATGACAGCGGATACCGTGCCCTGAAAGAGGTAATCACCCGTGGAGATATTGGTGAGCCATTAATGCTGCATTGCGCGCATCGTAATCCCAGCGTTGGTGACGCTTACACCACGGACATGGCCATTACCGATACCTTAATCCATGAGCTTGACGTCCTGCGTTGGCTACTGAATGACGATTACGTCAGTGCGCAGGTTATTTTCCCGCGTAAAACACGCAATGCTTCATCACACTTACGCGATCCACAAATCGTGCTACTTGAAACAACCCGGGGAACCCGCATTGATGTCGAAATCTTCGTGAACTGCGATTATGGCTATGATATCCAGTGTGAAGTTGTTGGCGAATTAGGTATTGCACGCCTACCAGAACCCGTCTCCGTTCAAACGCGTAGCGCAGCAAAATTGTCTACAGCCATTCTCACTGACTGGAAAAAACGCTTTATTGATGCCTACGATGTAGAGCTGCAGGACTTCATTGATAACGTGGCTTCAGGTGAAATGACCGGACCCTCGGCATGGGATGGTTATGCCGCAGCTGTTGCTGCAGATGCCTGTGTCGCAGCCCAGAACTCAGGTGAAATTCTGCCTGTTAAGATGCCGCCGAAACCTGCTTTTTATGCCTGA
- a CDS encoding Gfo/Idh/MocA family protein codes for MKTQLNIGLIGSGFMGQAHADACRRAAMLYPNLPLRPHLYALADQNQELADANAKRFGAEKAYGDWRELVNDPDVDVVDITSPNHLHVDMALAAIAAGKHVYCEKPLALNAEQARKMTAAAAQAGVKTMVAFNNIKTPAALLAKQIIERGEIGTPVRFRGTFDQGFYNDPNLPWSWRCSQRLGGSGALGDLGAHTLSVAQFLMGDITEVTASAQTCITERPVPQVDAGYASHVDDNAEMRRVENEDQVQCLVNFTSGAAGVIEASRICAGRIFGVFWEVSGTEGTIYMDGERFNELQIYRFNDDKHDRGFKTLYAGSQIPAYSGFFGFDFGGGGLGYFDVKVIEMHDLVMGICSDNDCFPNFAFGLQNQEILAAIETSMTSRRWESVQR; via the coding sequence ATGAAAACACAACTGAATATCGGCCTGATCGGTTCAGGATTTATGGGGCAGGCCCATGCTGATGCCTGTCGTCGTGCTGCTATGCTTTATCCAAATCTGCCGTTACGTCCCCATCTTTACGCACTGGCCGATCAAAATCAGGAACTGGCTGACGCAAACGCCAAACGTTTTGGCGCTGAAAAAGCCTACGGTGACTGGCGGGAGCTGGTTAACGATCCTGACGTTGATGTTGTCGACATTACCTCACCTAACCATCTGCACGTGGACATGGCCCTGGCAGCGATTGCAGCGGGGAAACACGTCTACTGTGAAAAGCCACTGGCACTGAATGCTGAACAGGCAAGAAAGATGACAGCTGCCGCCGCGCAGGCTGGCGTGAAAACTATGGTAGCGTTCAACAATATCAAGACACCGGCAGCGCTGCTGGCAAAACAGATTATTGAACGAGGCGAAATTGGTACGCCAGTACGGTTCCGTGGCACCTTCGATCAGGGTTTTTATAATGATCCAAACCTGCCGTGGTCCTGGCGCTGTTCACAACGTCTTGGCGGCAGTGGTGCATTAGGCGATCTCGGTGCACACACCTTATCTGTGGCCCAGTTTTTGATGGGTGATATCACTGAAGTCACAGCCAGCGCGCAAACCTGTATCACTGAGCGTCCCGTTCCGCAGGTTGATGCCGGTTATGCCAGTCACGTTGATGACAACGCAGAGATGCGCAGGGTAGAAAATGAGGATCAGGTACAGTGCCTGGTTAACTTCACCAGTGGGGCTGCGGGGGTTATTGAAGCGTCACGTATCTGTGCGGGTCGCATCTTTGGTGTGTTCTGGGAAGTCTCCGGCACCGAAGGTACAATCTATATGGATGGCGAGCGTTTCAACGAACTTCAGATTTACCGCTTCAATGATGACAAGCACGACCGTGGGTTTAAAACCCTTTATGCAGGAAGCCAAATCCCCGCCTATTCAGGTTTCTTTGGCTTCGATTTTGGTGGCGGAGGTCTCGGCTATTTCGACGTCAAAGTAATCGAGATGCACGATTTAGTGATGGGGATATGCAGCGACAATGACTGTTTCCCTAACTTCGCGTTTGGCCTGCAAAATCAGGAAATCCTCGCGGCCATTGAAACGTCAATGACTTCACGCCGCTGGGAGTCTGTTCAACGCTGA
- a CDS encoding TIM barrel protein, translating into MSINITNDRFCINRKIAPSVSIERFFELVKELGLNKVELRNDMNGGSVTDGKGGDAVRNMAGKTAIKIITINAVYPFNQLNDDVLSRTRQLLSDARDVGAESLVLCPLNDGTQISDDETISALKTLAPLFAEYGIQGLVEPLGFPQSSLRSATVAQSLIKQAGVPFKLVLDTFHHHLFEDAENDFEQDIDITQIGLVHLSGVTDTRATHLLTDEERIMLSEGDLLKSKEQVNRLEQMGYRGIYAFEPFSSVMDSWTEEDIAREIKNSILFLNQ; encoded by the coding sequence ATGTCTATCAACATCACTAATGACCGTTTCTGCATTAACCGAAAAATAGCACCGTCCGTCAGTATTGAACGTTTTTTCGAGCTGGTGAAAGAGCTTGGTTTGAATAAAGTTGAGCTTCGTAACGATATGAACGGCGGAAGCGTGACTGACGGGAAAGGTGGCGATGCGGTAAGGAACATGGCCGGCAAAACTGCAATAAAAATCATCACGATCAACGCAGTGTATCCCTTTAATCAGTTGAATGATGACGTTCTGAGTCGGACTCGTCAGTTATTGAGTGATGCACGTGACGTGGGTGCCGAATCCCTGGTGCTGTGCCCGCTTAATGACGGTACCCAGATCTCAGATGACGAAACGATTTCCGCATTGAAAACGCTCGCGCCTTTGTTTGCGGAATATGGCATTCAGGGATTGGTTGAGCCGCTGGGCTTTCCACAAAGCTCTTTACGATCTGCCACTGTTGCCCAGTCCCTGATTAAACAAGCCGGTGTGCCCTTTAAACTCGTTTTAGATACCTTCCATCATCATCTCTTCGAAGATGCTGAGAATGACTTCGAGCAGGATATTGATATTACCCAAATTGGCCTGGTGCATCTGTCTGGCGTGACTGACACGCGTGCGACTCACCTCCTGACTGATGAAGAACGCATCATGCTTAGTGAAGGCGATCTTCTTAAATCCAAAGAGCAGGTAAACAGGCTTGAGCAGATGGGCTATCGCGGTATTTACGCATTTGAACCGTTCTCATCTGTTATGGACTCATGGACTGAAGAAGATATTGCTCGTGAAATTAAGAACAGCATTCTTTTCTTGAATCAATAA
- a CDS encoding ParB/RepB/Spo0J family partition protein, producing the protein MTKVMKKMGRTLGNSNFSKMLSETEGARIFVLKSGAEARFVLTKILHDDIEAQTYVDASVNGRDQSLVTPESVSDIARTIKLQQFFPAIGREIDGRIEVLDGSRRRAACLYNGTPFEVLVTKDDLDLADARQLAKDIQTAKEHTLRELGKRLQLMYPEGMNQSDIAKAEGLSAAKITRAFQAAAVPDEMIAVFPSVSELSITDYQALLDIADKANVQNIEIGELVDSVRNRIENGIALDFDDPTNKTKIIGYFRAASAGRKASKVDKKIVSEKMGEFADKKQFARKKVDAEKRLVTYEFSRLPAAFQAELDVAVKKVIEKMQSQEK; encoded by the coding sequence ATGACAAAAGTAATGAAAAAGATGGGCCGTACGCTGGGCAATTCAAATTTCTCGAAAATGCTGAGTGAGACGGAAGGCGCCCGGATATTTGTACTGAAATCAGGTGCCGAAGCACGCTTCGTTCTCACAAAAATCTTGCATGATGATATTGAAGCCCAGACCTATGTAGATGCCTCGGTTAACGGTCGGGACCAGTCGTTAGTTACGCCTGAATCCGTTAGTGATATTGCCCGTACCATTAAGCTGCAACAGTTTTTTCCTGCAATTGGCCGGGAGATTGATGGTCGTATTGAGGTACTGGACGGTTCCCGCCGCCGCGCAGCGTGTCTCTATAATGGTACTCCTTTTGAAGTGCTGGTAACCAAAGATGATCTTGATTTAGCCGATGCGCGCCAGTTAGCGAAAGATATCCAGACAGCTAAAGAACATACGCTGCGAGAACTGGGAAAGCGCCTTCAACTGATGTATCCGGAAGGTATGAATCAGTCGGATATTGCCAAAGCCGAAGGACTTTCCGCTGCAAAAATAACCCGCGCATTTCAGGCCGCAGCGGTGCCTGATGAAATGATCGCCGTGTTTCCCTCAGTGAGTGAGCTTTCCATTACCGATTATCAGGCATTACTCGATATCGCAGACAAAGCTAACGTTCAAAATATTGAAATAGGGGAGTTGGTTGACAGCGTACGCAACCGAATTGAAAACGGGATTGCACTCGATTTCGACGATCCAACAAATAAAACCAAAATTATCGGTTATTTTCGTGCGGCAAGTGCTGGCAGGAAAGCCTCGAAAGTAGATAAAAAGATTGTCTCTGAGAAGATGGGAGAATTTGCTGATAAAAAGCAATTTGCCCGTAAGAAAGTTGATGCTGAAAAGCGATTAGTCACCTACGAATTCTCACGCTTACCGGCTGCTTTTCAGGCTGAGCTTGATGTGGCTGTTAAAAAAGTGATTGAGAAAATGCAGTCACAGGAGAAATAA
- a CDS encoding LacI family DNA-binding transcriptional regulator — protein sequence MKKVTLEMLAEKAGVGIATVDRVLNERGGVKPETVRKVLIAARAAGLQRLLPEENSHPWQIEVFLSSLESFFFRQLAKEFALVANNLGYRKITLHRTLVPESEPDKLAKKIKQSSNIRDGIIVFGHNYPIIYEALTYCMEKGVPVITLATDLPNANRLCHVGINQYQAGRTAGLLMSKSRTTPGTIIMVSGRVDFHAHIQRVAGFRDMIEQRAPHLVLHEVLAGQDEPDKIRSLLNTVLKRNDNIIGLYNTGTGNSDISKILRHYHLDKSCLYITHELSSVTRQLLESDQLDYTLDQNAHHHATSAIHIMLRHLEQGYKPDTYSDGNVDLRIVTSENMS from the coding sequence ATGAAAAAAGTGACCCTGGAAATGCTGGCTGAAAAAGCGGGTGTTGGAATCGCCACGGTTGACAGGGTGTTAAATGAGCGCGGCGGAGTAAAACCTGAAACTGTTCGTAAAGTGTTAATAGCGGCTCGTGCTGCCGGCCTTCAGCGCTTATTGCCTGAAGAAAACAGTCATCCCTGGCAAATTGAAGTGTTTTTGAGCAGCCTTGAATCCTTTTTCTTTCGCCAGTTAGCAAAAGAATTTGCTTTGGTCGCGAATAACCTTGGCTATCGTAAAATAACACTTCATCGTACCCTAGTCCCAGAATCTGAGCCCGATAAGCTTGCCAAAAAAATCAAACAAAGCAGTAACATCCGTGATGGAATAATCGTTTTTGGACATAACTACCCGATAATTTACGAAGCGCTCACATACTGCATGGAAAAAGGTGTGCCTGTGATCACACTCGCGACCGATCTACCCAATGCCAACAGGCTTTGCCATGTAGGCATCAATCAATACCAGGCCGGTCGAACTGCGGGATTATTGATGAGTAAGAGCCGCACCACGCCAGGTACCATAATCATGGTCAGCGGGCGTGTTGATTTTCATGCACATATTCAGCGTGTTGCAGGCTTTCGAGATATGATTGAACAACGCGCTCCACATCTGGTACTTCATGAGGTGCTTGCTGGTCAGGATGAGCCTGACAAAATTCGATCACTTTTAAATACGGTTTTGAAACGGAACGACAATATTATTGGCTTATATAATACTGGTACAGGAAATAGTGATATAAGCAAAATACTACGCCATTATCACTTAGATAAATCATGCCTTTATATTACCCATGAACTTTCATCAGTAACGCGTCAATTATTAGAAAGTGATCAACTTGACTATACGCTTGATCAAAATGCTCATCATCATGCTACCTCAGCCATACATATTATGCTCAGGCATCTTGAACAAGGATATAAACCTGATACCTATTCAGATGGCAATGTTGATTTGAGGATTGTTACGAGTGAAAACATGTCCTGA
- a CDS encoding Gfo/Idh/MocA family protein translates to MSKKQRVALLGCGFIGEVHAKNLVAHPGIELVYVADTDPSRVDVFAQRFDTRGATASQAIQDDNIDMVLIASATPTHADLLEAAARAGKAIYCEKPIDLSLDRARRVADAVLPLNVPVTVGFNRRFDASHQQLKQQLRQGRIGDAELIQMVCRSSEMPPLSYLQASGGQMRDQAIHFFDLLRWLTDDEVCEVAAMGSALVQPEITRFGDVDTSVLLMRMQRGALAQLDNTRRTGYGYDERISVMGAKGMLESGSQKPQGVTCYQGSQIQQPGLFPDWFSRVQATYYAQLDAFVRSLNGESATDLPGLEDGLKAQAIAEAAVISLAEGRFCQVAPTTL, encoded by the coding sequence ATGAGTAAGAAGCAACGTGTTGCATTGTTAGGTTGTGGGTTTATTGGTGAGGTACATGCAAAAAATCTGGTTGCACATCCCGGGATTGAACTGGTCTATGTGGCCGATACAGATCCGTCGCGTGTTGATGTGTTTGCACAACGGTTTGATACCCGTGGCGCAACAGCAAGCCAGGCTATTCAGGATGACAATATTGATATGGTGTTAATCGCCAGCGCCACACCGACGCATGCCGATTTACTTGAAGCCGCAGCGCGTGCGGGCAAAGCAATCTATTGCGAAAAACCGATAGATCTGTCGCTGGATCGGGCGCGTCGGGTAGCAGATGCTGTCCTGCCATTAAATGTACCCGTTACCGTAGGTTTTAACCGTCGCTTTGATGCCAGCCATCAACAACTCAAGCAGCAGCTCCGGCAGGGGCGCATTGGTGACGCTGAATTAATTCAGATGGTCTGCCGCTCGTCTGAAATGCCGCCACTCAGTTATTTGCAGGCGTCTGGTGGCCAGATGCGCGATCAGGCGATTCATTTCTTTGATCTGTTGCGCTGGTTAACGGACGACGAAGTCTGCGAAGTTGCAGCCATGGGCAGTGCATTAGTCCAGCCCGAAATTACCCGCTTTGGCGATGTGGATACCAGCGTCCTGTTAATGCGGATGCAGCGTGGTGCGCTGGCGCAGCTGGATAATACCCGCCGCACCGGTTATGGCTATGATGAACGTATTAGCGTGATGGGGGCTAAAGGTATGTTGGAATCAGGCAGTCAAAAGCCTCAAGGTGTGACCTGCTATCAAGGCAGTCAGATCCAGCAACCGGGGCTATTTCCCGACTGGTTCAGCCGGGTGCAGGCAACCTATTATGCTCAGCTGGACGCTTTTGTCCGCTCCCTCAATGGTGAAAGCGCAACTGATTTGCCCGGCCTGGAGGATGGGCTGAAGGCACAGGCGATTGCCGAAGCTGCAGTCATATCGCTGGCAGAAGGTCGTTTCTGCCAAGTCGCGCCGACTACGTTATGA